A single region of the Solwaraspora sp. WMMD406 genome encodes:
- a CDS encoding CDP-alcohol phosphatidyltransferase family protein, which yields MSHPSARTGSARADVVTRVVTVPNIISFVRLLGVPLFLYLFLVQRADVAAMVVLAVGGTTDWVDGFVARRMHQVSRLGELLDPLADRLYILATLVAFTAREVMPWQFTVALLSREVLLGGCLLVLRRFGYGPPQVHYVGKTATFVLLAAFPVLLLSAVLGFGPAATAAAAIGWGLAWWGLVLYWLAGVLYGWQTAVLVRSAGARTERA from the coding sequence GTGTCGCATCCGTCTGCGCGGACCGGGTCGGCGCGGGCCGATGTGGTGACCCGAGTCGTGACAGTGCCGAATATTATCAGTTTTGTCCGTTTATTGGGTGTGCCGCTGTTCCTTTACCTTTTTCTGGTCCAGCGGGCCGACGTGGCGGCGATGGTGGTGCTGGCCGTCGGCGGCACGACCGACTGGGTGGACGGATTCGTGGCCCGGCGGATGCACCAGGTGTCGCGGCTGGGTGAGTTGTTGGATCCGCTGGCGGACCGCCTGTACATCCTGGCGACGTTGGTCGCGTTCACCGCCCGCGAGGTGATGCCGTGGCAGTTCACGGTGGCGTTGCTGAGTCGTGAGGTGCTGTTGGGTGGTTGTCTGCTGGTGCTGCGACGGTTCGGCTACGGCCCGCCACAGGTGCACTATGTAGGCAAGACAGCTACTTTTGTGCTGTTGGCGGCGTTCCCGGTGTTGTTGCTCTCCGCTGTGCTCGGCTTCGGTCCGGCAGCGACGGCGGCCGCCGCCATCGGGTGGGGCCTGGCCTGGTGGGGCCTGGTGTTGTACTGGCTGGCGGGTGTGCTGTACGGGTGGCAGACCGCGGTGTTGGTACGGTCCGCCGGGGCGAGGACGGAGCGGGCATGA
- a CDS encoding DUF881 domain-containing protein — protein MSDEGRDGPAVRREYAPDFLIELFRSPLDPGYADAAARRAVRGPRRGWRALVPRVAMALSMAAVGFLFVLAYQKTVAEEPSRSQARSGLVAQVTQRQSETDELQRRADELRDAVARERDAALSGSQAAGLRDLEAAAGLARVRGDGVIVRLTDAPESVDPVTGVGANDLGRVLDRDLQDVANALWSAGAEAVSINGQRLTATSTIRAAGNAILVDFRPVTGPYEVSAIGPGRLDEDFADSQAAALLRLVSDEHGLSFEVRSADDLMLPAAGEPRLRYASPASPAPGPSVAASGGTR, from the coding sequence ATGAGCGACGAGGGCCGGGACGGTCCGGCCGTACGGCGGGAGTACGCGCCGGATTTCCTCATCGAGTTGTTCCGCAGCCCGTTGGATCCGGGTTACGCCGACGCGGCGGCGCGCCGGGCGGTGCGGGGTCCTCGGCGGGGTTGGCGGGCGCTGGTGCCGAGGGTCGCGATGGCGTTGTCGATGGCGGCGGTGGGTTTCCTGTTCGTGTTGGCGTACCAGAAAACCGTGGCGGAGGAACCGAGCCGGTCGCAGGCGCGGTCGGGTCTGGTGGCGCAGGTGACGCAACGCCAGTCGGAGACCGACGAGTTGCAGCGTCGGGCGGACGAGTTGCGGGACGCCGTGGCCCGCGAGCGGGACGCCGCGTTGAGTGGTTCACAGGCGGCGGGCCTGCGGGATCTGGAGGCGGCGGCGGGGCTGGCCCGGGTGCGCGGCGACGGCGTGATAGTACGGTTGACCGACGCGCCGGAGTCGGTGGATCCGGTGACCGGCGTGGGGGCGAACGATTTGGGTCGGGTGTTGGACCGGGATCTGCAGGATGTCGCGAACGCGTTGTGGAGCGCTGGTGCGGAGGCGGTGTCGATCAATGGTCAGCGGTTGACCGCGACGTCGACGATCCGGGCGGCGGGTAACGCGATCCTGGTGGACTTCCGGCCGGTGACCGGGCCGTACGAGGTGTCGGCGATCGGTCCGGGGAGGTTGGACGAGGATTTCGCCGACAGTCAGGCGGCGGCGTTGTTGCGGCTGGTGTCCGACGAGCACGGGTTGTCGTTCGAGGTGCGGTCGGCTGATGATCTGATGTTGCCGGCCGCAGGTGAACCTCGGTTGCGCTATGCCAGTCCGGCGTCGCCGGCACCGGGTCCGTCTGTCGCCGCCTCGGGAGGAACGCGATGA
- a CDS encoding small basic family protein: MIAVLALLVGMLLGVYFDPVVPAVLQPYLPIAVVAALDAVFGGVRAKLDGIFDDKQFVISFISNVLVAGVIVYLGDQLGVGGQLSTGVVVVLGVRIFGNVAAIRRHLFRA; this comes from the coding sequence ATGATCGCCGTGCTGGCGTTGCTCGTCGGAATGCTGTTGGGCGTCTATTTCGATCCGGTGGTGCCGGCGGTGTTGCAGCCGTATCTGCCGATCGCGGTGGTCGCGGCGTTGGACGCGGTGTTCGGTGGGGTGCGGGCGAAGCTGGACGGGATCTTCGATGACAAGCAGTTCGTGATCTCGTTCATTTCGAACGTGCTGGTGGCGGGTGTGATCGTGTACCTGGGTGACCAGTTGGGGGTGGGTGGCCAGTTGTCGACCGGTGTGGTCGTGGTGTTGGGGGTGCGGATCTTCGGTAACGTCGCGGCGATCCGTCGGCATCTGTTCCGGGCGTGA
- a CDS encoding DUF881 domain-containing protein, which produces MAVRRQTGTGWPEAADRSPRPTGVGSATGASEPAETGATSVGSASPPAGPVGDPPPAGSGGRRGGPRLSSAGLIIVVLLVLLGFTFVAQVRSTATDPTLTAARQEDLVRILSDLEAREERLRQDIAELEESQRQLTSGAQGREAALAEASRRADELGVLGGSLPAVGPGLRVRFTAGAEPLRAAALLDAVQELRGAGAEAMQISGGSGRSVRLVASSYFLDVDGGVEVDGQRLTGPYEILVIGEATTMRTALNIPGGVVASVSGDGGTVIVEEREVVEVSTLSEPRVLRYARPVS; this is translated from the coding sequence ATGGCGGTACGTAGGCAGACGGGTACGGGGTGGCCGGAGGCGGCTGATCGGTCGCCTCGGCCGACTGGCGTCGGGTCAGCGACCGGCGCGTCCGAGCCGGCCGAGACCGGCGCGACGTCAGTCGGGTCGGCGTCGCCGCCGGCCGGTCCGGTGGGCGATCCGCCGCCGGCTGGTTCCGGTGGGCGGCGGGGCGGGCCGCGACTGTCGTCGGCCGGTCTGATCATCGTGGTGTTGCTGGTGTTGCTGGGTTTCACGTTCGTGGCGCAGGTGCGCAGCACGGCCACGGATCCGACGTTGACCGCTGCCCGACAGGAGGACCTGGTCCGGATCTTGTCCGATCTGGAGGCGCGTGAGGAGCGTCTGCGGCAGGACATCGCCGAGTTGGAGGAGAGTCAGCGGCAGTTGACCTCGGGCGCGCAGGGGCGTGAGGCGGCGTTGGCGGAGGCGTCGCGGCGGGCGGACGAGTTGGGTGTTCTGGGTGGCAGTCTGCCGGCGGTGGGGCCGGGTCTGCGGGTGCGTTTCACGGCGGGTGCCGAGCCGTTGCGGGCGGCGGCGTTGTTGGACGCGGTGCAGGAGTTGCGGGGTGCGGGCGCGGAGGCGATGCAGATCAGCGGTGGTAGTGGCCGGTCGGTGCGGCTGGTGGCGAGTAGTTATTTCCTGGACGTCGACGGGGGAGTGGAGGTCGATGGTCAGCGGTTGACGGGGCCGTACGAGATCCTGGTGATCGGTGAGGCGACGACGATGCGGACGGCGTTGAACATTCCGGGTGGGGTGGTCGCGTCGGTCTCGGGTGACGGCGGTACGGTGATCGTCGAGGAACGTGAGGTGGTCGAGGTGTCGACTCTGAGCGAGCCGAGGGTGTTGCGTTACGCGCGTCCGGTCTCCTGA
- the gcvH gene encoding glycine cleavage system protein GcvH — protein sequence MIPDDLRYTAEHEWVAGDGTGPVRVGITHFAQDALGDIVFVELPQVGAQLSAGAVCGEIESTKSVSEIYAPVSGTVVARNEVLVDAPETVNSDPYGAGWLLQVEPVDAGAIEGLLDAAAYRELTER from the coding sequence GTGATTCCAGACGATCTGCGGTACACCGCGGAGCATGAGTGGGTGGCGGGTGACGGCACCGGGCCGGTGCGGGTCGGTATCACCCATTTCGCGCAGGACGCGTTGGGTGACATCGTGTTCGTCGAGTTGCCGCAGGTCGGTGCGCAGCTGTCGGCCGGTGCGGTGTGCGGTGAGATCGAGTCGACCAAGAGTGTGTCGGAGATTTACGCCCCGGTGAGCGGCACGGTGGTGGCGCGTAACGAGGTCTTGGTCGACGCGCCGGAGACGGTGAACTCGGATCCGTACGGTGCCGGGTGGTTGTTGCAGGTGGAGCCGGTGGACGCGGGTGCGATCGAGGGGTTGCTCGACGCGGCGGCGTATCGGGAACTCACCGAACGCTGA
- a CDS encoding FHA domain-containing protein — MTRPDDEFPPLDVTSTLNLGSLDEVLEGPDTDVVPSRMSGSLPPGMALLVVRRGPNAGARFLLDHDVTTSGRHPDSDIFLDDVTVSRRHAEFHRDGGTFTVRDVGSLNGTYVNRERVEAATLSNGDEVQIGKFRLVFIAGPRPDEEVGRG; from the coding sequence ATGACGCGCCCAGACGACGAGTTCCCCCCGCTCGACGTCACGTCGACGTTGAACCTTGGTTCGCTCGACGAAGTGCTGGAGGGGCCGGACACCGATGTGGTGCCGAGTCGGATGTCTGGTTCGTTGCCGCCGGGAATGGCGTTGCTGGTGGTGCGGCGTGGTCCGAACGCGGGGGCGAGGTTCCTGCTGGATCATGACGTGACGACCAGTGGCCGGCATCCGGACAGCGACATTTTCCTTGACGATGTGACGGTGTCGCGGCGGCACGCGGAGTTCCACCGTGATGGCGGTACCTTCACGGTGCGCGATGTGGGTAGCCTGAACGGCACCTATGTCAATCGTGAGCGGGTGGAGGCGGCGACCCTGAGCAACGGTGACGAGGTCCAGATCGGGAAGTTCCGGTTGGTCTTCATCGCCGGTCCGCGGCCGGACGAGGAGGTTGGCCGCGGTTGA
- a CDS encoding MerR family transcriptional regulator, producing MSIGEVLAQLRPEFPDTTISKLRFLEAEGLVEPRRTPSGYRKYSWDDVARLRFVLTAQRDQYLPLRVIREQLAQRDEPASRARPTLVAVSPSGEVPSRPVAEPVDSRLSRADLLGRSGLEPAVLAEVERLGLVVAVAPGWYDADGLAVAVAVAGLLRHGLEVRHLRAVRAAADREVGLFAQLVAPLARQSDPAARARAAETARELIGLSQQLHAALVRAGLRETLGR from the coding sequence ATGAGTATCGGTGAGGTGCTGGCGCAGTTGCGTCCGGAGTTCCCGGACACCACCATCTCGAAGCTGCGGTTCCTGGAGGCCGAAGGGCTGGTGGAGCCGCGGCGGACGCCGTCGGGCTACCGGAAGTACAGCTGGGACGATGTGGCGCGGCTGCGGTTCGTGTTGACGGCGCAGCGGGATCAGTACCTGCCGTTGCGGGTGATCCGGGAGCAGTTGGCGCAGCGGGACGAGCCGGCGTCGCGGGCGCGGCCGACGTTGGTGGCGGTGAGCCCGTCTGGTGAGGTGCCGTCGCGGCCGGTGGCGGAGCCGGTGGATTCCCGGTTGAGTCGGGCGGATCTGCTGGGGCGTAGTGGGTTGGAGCCGGCGGTGTTGGCCGAGGTGGAGCGGCTGGGTCTGGTGGTGGCGGTGGCGCCGGGCTGGTACGACGCGGACGGGTTGGCGGTCGCTGTCGCGGTGGCCGGGTTGTTGCGGCACGGGTTGGAGGTGCGTCACCTTCGGGCGGTGCGGGCGGCGGCGGATCGGGAGGTCGGGTTGTTCGCCCAGTTGGTGGCGCCGTTGGCGCGGCAGAGTGATCCGGCCGCGCGCGCTCGGGCGGCGGAGACGGCTCGGGAGTTGATCGGGTTGTCTCAGCAGTTGCATGCCGCGTTGGTGCGGGCTGGTCTGCGTGAGACGCTCGGCCGGTGA
- a CDS encoding bifunctional nuclease family protein: MRELSVVGVRVELPTNQPIVLLREVDGDRYLPIWIGAVEATAIAYEQQGVKPARPLTHDLLRDILAALRAPLRAVEITELKDNVFYADLLIGDSVRVSARPSDSIALALRVGAPIRCAEQVLSEAGIVIPDEQEDEVEKFREFLDQVRPEDFAG; encoded by the coding sequence GTGCGTGAGCTGAGCGTGGTCGGGGTTCGGGTGGAGTTGCCCACCAACCAGCCGATCGTGCTGCTGCGGGAGGTCGACGGGGACCGTTACCTGCCGATCTGGATCGGTGCGGTGGAGGCTACCGCGATCGCCTATGAGCAGCAGGGTGTGAAGCCGGCCCGGCCGTTGACCCATGATCTGTTGCGGGACATCCTGGCGGCGTTGCGGGCGCCGTTGCGGGCGGTGGAGATCACCGAGTTGAAGGACAACGTGTTCTACGCCGATCTGTTGATCGGGGACAGTGTGCGGGTGTCGGCTCGGCCGAGCGATTCGATCGCGTTGGCGTTGCGGGTCGGGGCTCCGATTCGTTGTGCTGAGCAGGTGCTCTCGGAGGCGGGCATCGTCATTCCGGACGAGCAGGAGGACGAGGTCGAGAAGTTCCGGGAGTTCCTGGATCAGGTGCGGCCGGAGGACTTCGCGGGGTGA
- a CDS encoding MerR family transcriptional regulator yields MPEQREPDPGSSDHPGSSEGSSGGGLDDDLVGYRGVTACHAVGISYRQLDYWARTSLVVPSVRDAAGSGSQRLYSFRDLVVLKVVKRLLDAGVSLQNIRKAIETLRSRGVADLAGITLISDGTTVYECRSPEEVVDLLQGGQGVFGIAIGGAFKEIQGSLSQLPAEPAVAESVSADPSAVVDVSDELAARRARRRAG; encoded by the coding sequence ATGCCCGAGCAGCGAGAGCCTGACCCGGGATCGTCTGATCATCCGGGCTCGTCCGAGGGTTCGTCGGGCGGCGGGCTGGACGACGACCTGGTTGGCTACCGGGGAGTCACCGCGTGTCACGCGGTCGGGATCAGTTACCGACAGTTGGACTATTGGGCGCGGACGTCGCTGGTGGTGCCGAGTGTGCGGGACGCGGCGGGTTCGGGATCGCAGCGGCTGTACTCGTTTCGTGACCTGGTGGTGTTGAAGGTCGTGAAGCGGCTGCTCGACGCCGGGGTGTCGTTGCAGAACATCCGTAAGGCGATCGAGACGTTGCGGTCGCGCGGGGTAGCCGATCTGGCCGGGATCACGTTGATCTCCGATGGCACGACGGTGTACGAGTGCCGCTCTCCGGAAGAGGTCGTCGATCTGTTGCAGGGCGGCCAAGGGGTGTTCGGGATCGCGATCGGTGGGGCGTTCAAGGAGATCCAGGGTTCGTTGTCGCAGTTGCCGGCGGAGCCGGCGGTGGCCGAGTCGGTTTCGGCTGATCCGTCGGCGGTGGTGGACGTCAGCGACGAGTTGGCGGCCCGGCGTGCCCGGCGGCGCGCCGGCTGA
- the gcvP gene encoding aminomethyl-transferring glycine dehydrogenase, which produces MSTSSSFADRHIGPDQAAARRMLDVVGFASVDDLMDAAIPEVIRWRDRLDLPEPMDEPQVTAALRELAAANTPAVSMIGLGYHGTHTPAVIRRNVLENPAWYTAYTPYQPEISQGRLEALLTFQTMVADLTGLATANASMLDEATAAAEAMALARRVSASTSAVYVVDAGALPQTVAVLRSRAEPLGVDVRVCDVSGDLPGEYFGMHLQFPTASGLLRDDRAVVAAAHAVGAVVTVAADLLALTLLRPPSAIGADIAVGTSQRFGVPMGFGGPHAGYLAVRAGLERMLPGRLVGVSRDADGRRAYRLALQTREQHIRREKATSNICTAQVLLAVLAAMYAVYHGPQGLRAIAERTHGMAARLRAGLRAGGVSVGDGPLFDTVTATVPGGAGRVVAAAAARRVNLRLVDADTVAVTCDETTTEAHLAAVWAAFGVAPYVGDVDEPIPAGWRRDDDILAHPVFHDHRSETAMLRYLRRLAGVDYALDRGMIPLGSCTMKLNAAVQMEPISWPGFADVHPLAPAEQTVGYRRLIGELETWLAEVTGFDAVSVQPNAGSQGELAGLLAIRGYHRQRGQAGRDVCLIPSSAHGTNAASAVMAGMRVVVVGCDADGNVDVADAQRLIDAHRDTLAAIMVTYPSTHGVYEEGIADLCARVHDAGGQVYVDGANLNALLGYARPGRFGADVSHLNLHKTFCIPHGGGGPGVGPVAVRAHLAPFLPADPMGGGTGPVISAARYGSAGILPIPWAYLRLMGTDGLVRATGAAVLAANYVAARLRGHYPVLYSGNKGLVAHECVLDLRSLTKATGVTVEDVAKRLIDYGFHAPTMSFPVAGTLMVEPTESEDLAELDRFCAAMIAIRAEIDQVAQGVWSVADSPLRQAPHTAALVTADDWPYRYPRSVAAYPVPALRADKYWPPVRRVEGAYGDRNLVCACPPPEAFAQ; this is translated from the coding sequence GTGTCCACGTCGTCTTCGTTCGCCGACCGTCACATCGGCCCTGATCAGGCAGCCGCGCGCCGCATGCTCGACGTCGTCGGTTTCGCCAGCGTCGACGACCTGATGGACGCCGCGATTCCCGAGGTGATCCGCTGGCGGGACCGGCTCGATCTGCCGGAGCCGATGGACGAGCCGCAGGTGACGGCGGCGCTGCGGGAACTCGCCGCCGCCAACACGCCCGCCGTGTCGATGATCGGCCTGGGTTATCACGGCACCCACACCCCGGCGGTGATCCGCCGTAACGTGTTGGAGAATCCGGCCTGGTACACCGCCTACACCCCGTACCAGCCGGAGATCAGTCAGGGCCGGCTGGAGGCGCTGCTGACGTTCCAGACGATGGTGGCGGACCTGACCGGGCTGGCGACGGCGAACGCGTCGATGTTGGACGAGGCGACCGCCGCGGCGGAGGCGATGGCGTTGGCGCGGCGGGTGTCGGCGTCGACCAGCGCCGTGTACGTCGTCGACGCCGGCGCGTTGCCGCAGACGGTCGCGGTGCTGCGCAGCCGCGCCGAGCCGCTCGGTGTCGACGTGCGGGTGTGTGACGTCTCCGGTGACCTGCCGGGGGAGTACTTCGGGATGCATCTGCAGTTCCCGACGGCGTCGGGTCTGCTGCGCGACGACCGGGCGGTGGTCGCGGCGGCGCACGCCGTCGGGGCGGTGGTGACCGTCGCCGCGGATCTGTTGGCGTTGACGCTGCTGCGTCCGCCGTCGGCGATCGGCGCGGACATCGCGGTAGGCACCAGCCAACGGTTCGGGGTGCCGATGGGTTTCGGGGGGCCGCACGCCGGTTACCTGGCGGTGCGCGCCGGCTTGGAACGGATGCTGCCGGGCCGGCTGGTCGGGGTGTCACGGGACGCCGACGGCCGGCGCGCCTACCGGCTGGCGTTGCAGACCCGGGAGCAGCACATCCGCCGGGAGAAGGCGACCAGCAACATCTGCACCGCGCAGGTGCTGCTGGCGGTGCTGGCCGCGATGTACGCCGTCTACCACGGGCCGCAGGGGCTGCGGGCGATCGCGGAACGCACCCATGGCATGGCGGCGCGGTTGCGGGCCGGGTTGCGGGCCGGTGGGGTGTCCGTCGGCGACGGGCCGCTGTTCGACACGGTGACGGCGACCGTGCCCGGCGGCGCCGGGCGGGTGGTGGCGGCCGCGGCGGCGCGGCGGGTCAACCTGCGGCTGGTCGACGCGGACACGGTCGCGGTCACCTGTGACGAAACGACCACCGAGGCGCATCTGGCGGCGGTGTGGGCGGCGTTCGGGGTGGCGCCGTACGTCGGTGACGTCGACGAGCCGATCCCGGCCGGGTGGCGGCGCGACGACGACATCCTGGCCCATCCGGTGTTCCACGACCACCGCAGCGAGACGGCGATGCTGCGGTACCTGCGTCGGCTCGCCGGGGTCGACTACGCCCTGGACCGGGGGATGATTCCGCTGGGTTCGTGCACGATGAAGCTGAACGCGGCGGTGCAGATGGAGCCGATCAGCTGGCCGGGGTTCGCCGATGTGCATCCGCTGGCGCCGGCGGAGCAGACCGTCGGCTACCGGCGGCTGATCGGTGAGCTGGAGACCTGGCTGGCGGAGGTGACCGGCTTTGACGCGGTCAGCGTGCAGCCCAACGCCGGTTCGCAGGGGGAGTTGGCGGGGTTGCTGGCGATCCGCGGCTACCACCGGCAGCGGGGGCAGGCCGGTCGGGACGTGTGTCTGATCCCGTCGTCGGCGCACGGCACCAACGCGGCGAGCGCGGTGATGGCCGGGATGCGGGTGGTGGTGGTCGGCTGCGACGCCGACGGCAACGTCGACGTGGCCGACGCGCAACGGTTGATCGACGCCCACCGTGACACCCTCGCGGCGATCATGGTGACGTATCCGTCGACGCACGGCGTCTACGAGGAAGGCATCGCGGATCTGTGCGCCCGGGTGCACGACGCCGGCGGGCAGGTGTACGTCGACGGGGCGAACCTCAACGCGCTGCTCGGCTACGCCCGGCCAGGCCGGTTCGGTGCCGACGTGTCGCATCTGAACCTGCACAAGACGTTCTGCATTCCGCACGGCGGCGGCGGCCCGGGGGTGGGGCCGGTGGCGGTCCGCGCCCATCTGGCTCCGTTCCTGCCGGCGGATCCGATGGGCGGCGGCACCGGCCCGGTGATTTCGGCCGCCCGGTACGGGTCGGCGGGCATCCTGCCGATTCCGTGGGCGTACCTGCGGTTGATGGGCACCGATGGTCTGGTGCGGGCGACCGGGGCGGCGGTGTTGGCCGCCAACTACGTCGCGGCCCGGCTGCGCGGGCACTACCCGGTGTTGTACAGCGGCAACAAGGGGCTGGTCGCTCACGAGTGTGTGCTGGATCTGCGGTCGTTGACGAAGGCGACCGGCGTCACCGTGGAGGACGTGGCGAAACGGCTGATCGACTACGGTTTCCACGCCCCGACGATGTCGTTTCCGGTGGCGGGCACGTTGATGGTGGAGCCGACCGAGAGTGAGGACCTGGCCGAACTGGACCGGTTCTGCGCGGCGATGATCGCGATCCGGGCCGAGATCGACCAGGTGGCGCAGGGGGTGTGGTCGGTGGCGGACAGTCCGCTGCGGCAGGCACCGCACACCGCGGCGCTGGTCACCGCCGACGACTGGCCGTACCGGTATCCGCGGTCGGTGGCCGCGTATCCGGTGCCGGCGCTGCGGGCGGACAAGTACTGGCCGCCGGTGCGGCGGGTCGAGGGCGCCTACGGGGACCGGAACCTGGTGTGTGCGTGTCCGCCGCCGGAGGCGTTCGCCCAGTGA
- a CDS encoding NmrA family NAD(P)-binding protein — protein sequence MSQHLMPRPGSDLVGVTGATGRLGGRVAHRLAAAGAAQRLLVRDPARAPELPDACAVRADFPGRDVAAGR from the coding sequence GTGAGTCAGCACCTCATGCCGCGGCCCGGCAGCGACCTCGTCGGCGTCACCGGAGCCACCGGGCGTCTCGGCGGGCGCGTCGCACACCGCTTGGCCGCTGCCGGCGCCGCTCAACGTCTGCTGGTGCGCGACCCGGCTCGTGCCCCCGAACTGCCCGACGCCTGCGCCGTACGGGCCGACTTCCCGGGCCGCGATGTCGCAGCGGGTCGTTAG
- a CDS encoding dihydrofolate reductase family protein, translating to MGLLTFSLNVTLDGCVDHREGIADDETRALFTRLMDASGAMLWGRVTYEMMESHWPAVARGDGQAPPAVRDWAVKLEARPKYVVSSTRSDFPWANSHHIGGDLREGVRKLKDATPAGVLLGSGTLATALDRLDLIDEYQLLVHPRIAGHGPTLHQGGLPGTRRLELLSAQPLRNGAVVMHYRRAR from the coding sequence ATGGGACTCCTGACCTTCAGCCTCAACGTCACCCTGGACGGTTGCGTCGACCACCGGGAGGGGATCGCCGACGACGAGACACGCGCCCTGTTCACCCGCCTCATGGACGCCAGCGGGGCGATGCTGTGGGGCCGGGTCACCTACGAGATGATGGAGAGCCACTGGCCGGCCGTCGCCCGCGGTGACGGGCAGGCGCCGCCGGCCGTCCGCGACTGGGCGGTCAAGCTGGAGGCCAGACCCAAATATGTGGTGTCGTCGACACGCAGCGACTTCCCCTGGGCCAACAGCCACCACATCGGCGGCGATCTGCGTGAGGGCGTGCGCAAGCTCAAGGACGCGACCCCGGCCGGGGTCCTCCTCGGCAGCGGCACGCTGGCGACCGCGCTCGACCGGCTGGACCTGATCGACGAATACCAGCTGCTCGTCCACCCGAGGATCGCCGGCCACGGCCCGACCCTGCACCAGGGCGGACTGCCCGGCACCCGCCGGCTCGAACTGCTCTCGGCACAACCGCTGCGCAACGGCGCCGTGGTCATGCACTATCGCCGCGCCCGCTGA
- a CDS encoding DUF5999 family protein produces MCQHQPHCPSAEATDREAARVIACFPEQGWSLLCNGVIVFEDTGELLPDGSSIAPHRGPARHALAA; encoded by the coding sequence ATGTGCCAGCATCAACCACACTGTCCCTCAGCTGAGGCCACCGACCGGGAAGCCGCGCGGGTGATCGCCTGCTTCCCCGAGCAGGGCTGGAGTCTGCTCTGCAACGGGGTGATCGTCTTCGAGGACACCGGCGAGCTTCTGCCCGACGGCAGCAGCATCGCACCGCACCGCGGCCCCGCCCGGCACGCCCTGGCTGCCTGA
- a CDS encoding peptide deformylase, translating to MTMRAIRVLGDPVLRTPAEPVTHFDAALRALVTDLMDTLLGAPGRAGVAAPQIGVSAHVFVYDADGHRGHVVNPAIDLHGVDPATDPDSDDVDTDDEGCLSIPGLYFPTPRARRATVRGVDQHGEPVTVTGTGFLARALQHETDHLDGRLYVDTLRGDTRRRALREIRSAAWARR from the coding sequence ATGACGATGCGTGCCATCCGCGTCCTCGGCGACCCCGTCCTGCGTACCCCCGCCGAACCGGTCACCCACTTCGACGCCGCCCTGCGCGCCCTCGTCACCGACCTGATGGACACCCTGCTCGGCGCCCCCGGACGCGCCGGGGTCGCCGCCCCCCAGATCGGCGTCAGCGCCCACGTGTTCGTCTACGACGCCGACGGCCACCGCGGCCACGTCGTCAACCCCGCCATCGACCTGCACGGCGTCGACCCCGCCACCGACCCGGACAGCGACGACGTCGACACCGACGACGAAGGCTGCCTGTCCATCCCCGGCCTGTACTTCCCGACCCCCCGCGCCCGCCGCGCCACCGTCCGCGGCGTCGACCAGCACGGCGAACCCGTCACCGTCACCGGCACCGGGTTCCTCGCCCGCGCCCTGCAACACGAAACCGACCACCTGGACGGCCGCCTCTACGTCGACACCCTGCGCGGCGACACCCGCCGCCGGGCGTTGCGCGAGATCCGCTCAGCCGCCTGGGCCCGCCGCTGA